From the Anguilla anguilla isolate fAngAng1 chromosome 8, fAngAng1.pri, whole genome shotgun sequence genome, one window contains:
- the LOC118233066 gene encoding myosin-7-like codes for MGDAQMAEFGVAASYLRKSDKERLEAQTRIFDMKKECFVPDPVEEFIKATISSRDGDKVTATTSDGKTVTVKEVDVHPQNPPKFDKIEDMAMFTFLHEPAVLFNLKERYAAWMIYTYSGLFCVTINPYKWLPVYDPSVVAAYRGKKRTEAPPHIFSISDNAYQYMLSDRENQSILITGESGAGKTVNTKRVIQYFASIAAGGGKKDTTSEKKGTLEDQIIQANPALEAFGNAKTIRNDNSSRFGKFIRIHFAASGKLASADIETYLLEKSRVTFQLKAERDYHIFYQILSQKKPELLEMMLITNNPYDYAFISQGETTVASIDDAEELVATDDAFDVLGFTQEEKNGIYKLTGAIMHYGNMRFKQKQREEQAEADGTEDADKVAYLMGLNSADLIKGLCHPRVKVGNEWVTKGQNVQQVSYSVGALSKSVYEKMFLWMVVRINQSLDTKQPRQYFIGVLDIAGFEIFDFNTFEQMCINFTNEKLQQFFNHHMFVLEQEEYKKEGIEWEFIDFGMDLQACIDLIEKPMGIMSILEEECMFPKASDATFKAKLYDNHLGKSNNFQKPRIVKGKPEAHFALVHYAGTVDYNICNWLVKNKDPLNETVVGLFQKSTLKILGNLFANYASADADTKGKGTKKKGSSFQTVSALHRENLNKLMTNLRSTHPHFVRCIIPNETKTPGAMENPLVMHQLRCNGVLEGIRICRKGFPNRILYADFKQRYRILNPAAIPEGQFIDNKKGSEKLLGSLDVDHQQYRFGHTKVFFKAGLLGQLEEMRDDRLALILTGIQARSRGILARIEFQKIVERRDSLLVIQWNVRAFMGVKNWPWMKLYFKIKPLLKSAESEKEMANMKEEFLKLKEAYAKSEARRKELEEKMVSLLQEKNDLQLQVQTEQDNLSDAEERCEGLIKNKIQQEAKLKELTERLDDEEEMNSELTAKKRKLEDECSELKKDIDDLELTLAKVEKEKHATENKVKNLTEEMAALDEIIAKLTKEKKALQEAHQQTLDDLQSEEDKVNTLTKAKAKLEQQVDDLEGSLEQEKKIRMDLERAKRKLEGDLKLTQENVMDLENDKQQLEEKLKKKDFEMSQLTSKIEDEQTMGAQLQKKLKELQARIEELEEELEAERAARAKVEKQRADLSRELEEISERLEEAGGATAAQIEMNKKREAEFQKLRRDLEEATLQHESTAATLRKKQADSVADLGEQIDNLQRVKQKLEKEKSELRLELDDVVSNMEQIIKAKTNLEKMCRTLEDQMNEYRAKAEEGQRTINDFTMQRAKLQTENGELSRLLEEKESLVSQLTRSKQSYTQQIEDLKRQLEEEVKAKNALAHAVQSARHDSDLLREQYEEEQEAKGELQRSLSKANAEVAQWRTKYETDAIQRTEELEEAKKKLAQRLQEAEEAVEAVNAKCSSLEKTKHRLQNEIEDLMVDVERSNAAAAALDKKQRNFDKVLAEWKQKYEESQSELESSQKEARSLSTELFKLKNSYEESLDHLETTKRENKNLQEEISDLTEQLGEGGKSIHELEKIRKQLEQEKAEIQSALEEAEATLEHEEGKILRAQLEFNQVKADIERKLAEKDEEMEQAKRNQQRMVDTLQSSLEAETRSRNEALRLKKKMEGDLNEMEIQLSQANRQAAEAQKQLKGLHAHMKDAQLQLDEALRANDDLKENIAIVERRNNLLQAELEELRAMLEQTERGRKLAEQELLDVSERVQLLHSQNTSLLNQKKKLEGDTAQLQTEVEEAVQECRNAEEKAKKAITDAAMMAEELKKEQDTSAHLERMKKNMEQTIKDLQHRLDEAEQIAMKGGKKQVQKLEARVRELETEVELEQRKSSDAVKGIRKYERRIKELTYQTEEDRKNLARLQDLVDKLQLKVKSYKRTSEEAEEQANSNLTKFRKLQHELDEAEERADIAESQVNKLRAKTRDVGSKKGHDEE; via the exons ATGGGTGATGCACAGATGGCGGAGTTTGGGGTTGCTGCCTCGTACCTCCGCAAGTCAGACAAAGAACGTCTGGAGGCGCAGACTCGCATCTTCGACATGAAGAAGGAGTGCTTTGTGCCCGACCCCGTGGAGGAGTTTATCAAGGCTACCATCTCCAGCCGTGACGGAGACAAAGTCACCGCCACTACTTCGGATGGGAAG ACCGTAACAGTGAAGGAGGTGGACGTCCATCCTCAGAACCCACCAAAGTTTGATAAAATTGAAGACATGGCCATGTTCACCTTCCTGCATGAGCCCGCTGTTCTGTTTAACCTCAAAGAGCGTTATGCAGCCTGGATGATCTAT ACCTACTCAGGGCTGTTCTGTGTAACTATCAACCCTTACAAGTGGCTGCCAGTGTATGATCCTAGTGTAGTTGCAGCTTACAGAGGAAAGAAGAGGACAGAAGCTCCTCCTCATATTTTCTCCATCTCTGACAATGCCTATCAGTACATGTTATCAG acagagaaaaccaATCCATCCTGATCAC AGGTGAATCTGGTGCTGGGAAGACTGTGAACACCAAGAGAGTCATCCAGTACTTTGCCAGCATTGCTGCTGGAGGAGGGAAGAAAGATACAACTTCTGAGAAAAAG GGCACTCTGGAGGATCAAATCATCCAGGCCAACCCAGCTTTGGAAGCCTTTGGTAATGCCAAGACCATCAGAAATGACAACTCCTCAAGATTT GGCAAGTTCATTCGAATCCACTTCGCGGCCAGTGGGAAATTAGCTTCTGCTGATATTGAGACAT ACCTTCTGGAGAAGTCTCGTGTGACTTTCCAGCTCAAGGCTGAGAGAGACTATCACATCTTCTACCAGATCTTGTCCCAAAAGAAACCAGAGCTGCTGG aaatgATGCTCATCACCAACAACCCCTATGACTACGCCTTCATCTCCCAAGGAGAGACGACCGTAGCTTCCATTGATGATGCTGAAGAGCTTGTGGCCACAGAC GATGCCTTTGATGTGCTGGGCTTCACCCAGGAGGAGAAGAATGGCATTTACAAGCTGACTGGGGCCATCATGCACTATGGCAACATGAGGTTCAAGCAGAAGCAGCGTGAGGAGCAGGCAGAAGCTGATGGCACTGAGG ATGCTGATAAGGTTGCTTATCTAATGGGCCTGAACTCTGCTGACCTCATCAAGGGTCTCTGTCATCCAAGGGTCAAAGTAGGAAACGAGTGGGTAACCAAGGGACAAAATGTCCAGCAG GTATCCTACTCCGTTGGTGCTCTGTCAAAGTCAGTGTATGAGAAAATGTTCCTCTGGATGGTGGTGAGAATCAACCAATCACTGGACACCAAGCAGCCTCGCCAGTATTTCATAGGTGTCCTGGACATTGCTGGTTTTGAGATCTTTGAT TTCAACACCTTTGAGCAGATGTGCATCAACTTCACCAATGAGAAGCTGCAACAGTTTTTCAACCACCACATGTTCGtgctggagcaggaggagtACAAGAAGGAGGGAATTGAGTGGGAGTTCATTGACTTTGGGATGGATTTGCAGGCTTGCATTGACCTGATTGAGAAG CCTATGGGCATCATGTCCATCCTTGAAGAGGAGTGCATGTTCCCTAAGGCCAGTGACGCAACATTCAAAGCTAAGCTCTATGACAACCATCTGGGAAAATCCAACAACTTCCAGAAGCCCAGGATTGTCAAGGGGAAACCAGAGGCCCATTTTGCCCTGGTTCATTATGCTGGTACTGTGGACTACAACATCTGCAACTGGCTGGTCAAGAACAAAGACCCCCTGAATGAGACCGTTGTGGGGCTATTCCAGAAGTCTACTCTCAAGATACTAGGAAACCTATTTGCAAACTATGCTAGTGCTGATGCAG ATACCAAAGGcaagggaacaaagaaaaaagggtcTTCCTTCCAGACTGTATCTGCTCTCCATAGG gAGAATCTGAATAAGCTAATGACCAATTTGAGATCCACTCACCCTCACTTTGTCCGCTGCATCATCCCCAATGAGACCAAGACTCCTGGGGCCATGGAGAACCCTCTGGTCATGCACCAGCTGCGCTGTAATGGTGTGCTGGAAGGCATCAGGATCTGCAGAAAGGGCTTTCCCAACAGGATCCTGTATGCTGACTTCAAACAGAG ATACCGTATCCTGAACCCTGCTGCTATTCCAGAGGGACAGTTTATAGACAACAAGAAGGGATCAGAGAAACTGCTGGGATCTTTAGATGTTGATCACCAGCAATATAGATTTGGACACACCAAA GTGTTCTTCAAAGCTGGTCTACTGGGTCAGCTGGAGGAGATGAGAGATGACCGTTTAGCTCTCATTTTAACTGGGATCCAGGCAAGGTCTCGTGGTATTCTTGCAAGAATTGAGTTCCAGAAGATTGTTGAGCGCAG GGACTCTTTGCTTGTGATCCAATGGAATGTGCGTGCCTTCATGGGTGTGAAAAACTGGCCCTGGATGAAACTCTACTTTAAGATCAAGCCTCTGCTAAAGAGTGCAGAATCTGAGAAGGAGATGGCCAACATGAAAGAGGAGTTCCTGAAGCTGAAAGAAGCCTACGCCAAGTCTGAAGCACGGAGAAAGGAGCTTGAGGAGAAGATGGTCTCTCTTCTCCAAGAGAAGAATGACCTGCAGCTTCAAGTTCAGACT GAGCAGGATAACCTCTCAGATGCTGAGGAGAGATGTGAAGGATTGATAAAGAACAAGATTCAGCAGGAGGCCAAACTCAAAGAGCTGACAGAGAGACTGGATGATGAGGAGGAGATGAACTCAGAACTTACTGCCAAGAAGAGGAAGCTGGAAGATGAGTGTTCTGAACTCAAGAAAGACATTGATGATCTGGAGCTCACTCTGGCTAaagtggagaaggagaagcatGCCACTGAGAACAAG GTGAAAAACCTGACTGAGGAAATGGCGGCTCTGGATGAAATAATTGCCAAGCTGACCAAGGAGAAGAAGGCTCTACAGGAGGCTCACCAGCAAACCCTGGATGACCTGCAGAGTGAGGAAGACAAAGTCAACACTCTGACAAAGGCCAAAGCCAAGTTGGAGCAACAAGTGGATGAT CTTGAAGGATCCCTGGAACAGGAGAAGAAGATCCGAATGGATCTTGAGAGAGCCAAGAGGAAGCTGGAAGGAGACCTGAAGCTGACTCAGGAGAATGTAATGGACCTGGAGAATGACaaacagcagctggaggagaagctgaAGAA GAAGGACTTTGAAATGAGTCAGCTAACCAGCAAAATTGAAGATGAACAAACAATGGGTGCTCAGCTACAAAAGAagctgaaggagctgcag GCCCGAattgaggagctggaggaggagctggaggctgAGAGAGCTGCTCGTGCCAAGGTGGAGAAACAGAGGGCAGACTTGTccagagagctggaggagatcaGTGAGAGACTGGAGGAGGCAGGTGGGGCCACTGCTGCCCAGATTGAGATGAACAAGAAGAGGGAGGCTGAGTTCCAAAAATTGCGCAGAGACCTTGAAGAGGCCACACTGCAGCATGAGTCCACAGCAGCTACACTGAGGAAGAAGCAAGCTGATAGTGTGGCTGACCTTGGAGAGCAGATCGACAACCTGCAGAGAGTGAAGcagaagctggagaaggagaagagtgAGCTCAGACTAGAGCTGGACGATGTGGTCTCCAATATGGAGCAGATCATTAAGGCAAAG actaatttagaaaaaatgtgCCGAACTCTGGAGGACCAGATGAATGAATACCGTGCAAAGGCAGAAGAGGGCCAGCGCACGATCAATGACTTCACTATGCAGAGAGCAAAGCTCCAGACTGAAAATG GTGAGCTTTCAAGACTCCTGGAGGAGAAGGAGTCTCTAGTTTCTCAGCTGACCAGAAGCAAGCAGTCCTACACCCAACAGATTGAGGACCTCAAACGACAGCTAGAGGAAGAAGTCAAG gcaaAAAATGCACTGGCCCATGCGGTGCAGTCTGCTCGCCATGACTCTGACCTGCTGAGGGAGCAgtatgaggaagagcaggaagcAAAGGGTGAGCTGCAGCGCAGTCTCTCCAAAGCCAATGCTGAGGTGGCTCAGTGGAGAACTAAATATGAGACTGATGCCATCCAGAGGACTGAAGAACTGGAGGAGGCAAA GAAGAAACTGGCTCAGAGACTGCAGGAAGCAGAAGAGGCTGTGGAAGCTGTAAATGCTAAGTGTTCCTCCCTAGAGAAGACCAAACACAGGCTGCAAAATGAGATTGAAGATCTCATGGTGGATGTGGAGAGATCcaatgcagctgctgcagctctggATAAAAAGCAAAGAAACTTTGACAAG GTCCTGGCAGAGTGGAAGCAGAAATATGAGGAGTCACAGAGTGAGTTAGAAAGTTCCCAGAAGGAGGCCAGATCTCTGAGCACTGAGCTCTTCAAGCTGAAGAACTCCTATGAGGAGTCCTTGGATCATCTGGAAAcaacaaagagagagaacaagaatCTGCAAG AGGAAATCTCTGATCTCACTGAGCAACTTGGTGAGGGGGGCAAGAGCATCCATGAGCTGGAGAAGATCCGTAAGCAGCTGGAACAGGAGAAGGCAGAGATTCAGTCTGCTTTAGAGGAAGCTGAA GCCACTCTAGAGCATGAAGAAGGCAAGATCCTGAGAGCCCAGCTGGAGTTTAACCAGGTGAAAGCAGATATTGAGCGCAAGCTCGCTGAAAAGGATGAAGAGATGGAGCAGGCCAAGAGGAACCAGCAAAGAATGGTGGATACTCTGCAAAGCTCCTTGGAAGCAGAGACCCGCAGTAGAAATGAGGCCCTCAGGCTGAAGAAGAAGATGGAGGGAGATCTCAATGAGATGGAGATCCAACTCAGCCAGGCCAACAGACAGGCCGCTGAGGCTCAGAAGCAGCTCAAAGGCCTCCATGCACACATGAAG GATGCTCAGTTGCAGCTGGATGAAGCCCTTCGTGCCAATGATGAtctgaaagaaaacattgcCATTGTGGAGAGACGCAACAATCTCCTGCAggcagagctggaggagctgagggcCATGCTGgagcagacagaaagaggcCGGAAACTGGCTGAACAAGAGCTGCTGGATGTCAGTGAGAGAGTGCAGCTGCTGCACTCACAG AACACCAGCCTGCTCAACCAGAAGAAGAAGCTGGAAGGTGACACAGCCCAGCTTCAGACAGAGGTGGAGGAGGCTGTACAGGAGTGCAGAAATGCAGAAGAAAAAGCAAAGAAGGCCATTACTGATGCTGCCATGATGGCAGAAGAGCTCAAGAAGGAGCAGGACACCAGTGCTCACCTGGAGCGCATGAAGAAGAACATGGAGCAGACTATCAAGGACCTGCAGCACCGTCTGGACGAAGCTGAGCAAATCGCCATGAAAGGTGGCAAGAAGCAAGTGCAGAAACTGGAAGCCAGG GTCAGGGAACTAGAAACTGAGGTGGAATTAGAGCAGAGAAAGAGCAGTGATGCTGTAAAGGGAATTCGTAAATATGAGAGACGCATCAAGGAGCTCACCTACCAG ACTGAAGAGGACCGTAAGAATTTGGCCCGTCTGCAGGATCTGGTGGATAAGCTGCAGTTGAAGGTCAAGTCCTACAAGAGAACTTCAGAGGAGGCT GAGGAACAGGCCAACTCTAATCTGACCAAGTTCCGCAAGCTGCAACATGAGCTGGACGAGGCAGAGGAGAGGGCCGACATTGCAGAGTCCCAGGTCAACAAGCTGCGGGCCAAGACCCGTGATGTGGGCTCAAAG AAAGGGCATGATGAAGAGTAA